A portion of the Elusimicrobiota bacterium genome contains these proteins:
- a CDS encoding glycosyltransferase family 2 protein: protein MNPQTQTHQEPETSQPVQAAGFREKRRHARTSERFPVTVVSSGGLLRSATLTGEARDHDQAGLCVTVSRPLAIGTAVRIRMHLSKSISPFFRGLPCELRGRVTAARKVKSKGQHACELVLKWDRPLPELVAGAVASYQRKIAVLIGLVLAALVWSKWQSLDFFWYAPVFYVYSLTVALYLLSRFWISWRHRAPVLGSYTPSVSIVISVRNEENAITRTVETCFETDYPSDKREILVVNDGSTDGTLRVLRELQKRFPALQVFTQPPTGKRAAMAQGVRHAKGEIITFVDSDTFLFRDALRHIVCGFEDPTLGASAGYTEVENCNVNALTGLQEIRYYVSFRLLKASEGFYAAVTCCPGCLSAYRRKYVLEILDPWLNQRFLGAEATFGDDRSLTNFILRKYRVIYNDLAVASTLVPETWGQYLRQQLRWKKSWLRETLIAGRFMYKKHPVAAASFYASSIISVASPAMAARVAYLAAHGESSMLLPYLVGLLLIGFLQSLYFLHRRPSPHWLLGMLWMASALFITGPQTYYALLTVRKNHWGTR from the coding sequence ATGAATCCGCAGACACAGACGCACCAGGAGCCGGAGACGTCTCAGCCGGTCCAGGCTGCGGGATTCAGGGAGAAGCGGCGGCACGCCCGGACGAGCGAGCGCTTCCCCGTGACGGTCGTCTCCTCCGGCGGCCTCCTGCGGTCCGCCACCTTGACCGGGGAGGCGAGGGATCACGATCAGGCCGGTCTCTGCGTGACGGTCAGCCGGCCGCTCGCGATCGGCACGGCCGTGCGCATCCGGATGCATCTCTCCAAGTCGATCTCGCCCTTCTTCAGGGGGCTGCCCTGCGAGCTCCGCGGCCGCGTGACCGCCGCGCGCAAGGTGAAGTCCAAGGGCCAGCACGCCTGCGAGCTCGTCCTGAAGTGGGACCGCCCCTTGCCCGAGCTCGTGGCCGGGGCGGTCGCCTCTTATCAGAGGAAGATCGCCGTGCTCATCGGACTCGTCCTGGCGGCGCTCGTCTGGAGCAAATGGCAGAGTCTCGATTTCTTCTGGTATGCGCCGGTCTTCTACGTCTACAGCCTGACCGTGGCGCTGTACCTCCTCTCGCGCTTCTGGATCTCCTGGCGCCATCGCGCGCCGGTCCTGGGCAGCTACACTCCCAGCGTCAGCATCGTCATCTCCGTGCGCAACGAGGAGAACGCGATCACCCGCACCGTGGAGACCTGCTTCGAGACGGACTATCCGTCGGACAAGCGGGAGATCCTCGTCGTCAACGACGGCTCGACCGACGGCACGCTGCGCGTGCTCCGCGAGCTCCAGAAGAGGTTCCCGGCGCTCCAGGTCTTCACCCAGCCGCCCACCGGGAAGCGCGCCGCGATGGCCCAGGGGGTGCGCCACGCCAAGGGCGAGATCATCACCTTCGTGGACTCGGACACCTTCCTTTTCCGCGACGCGCTGCGCCACATCGTCTGCGGCTTCGAGGACCCGACGCTCGGGGCCTCGGCGGGCTACACCGAGGTCGAGAACTGCAACGTCAACGCGCTGACCGGGCTGCAGGAGATCCGTTATTACGTCTCCTTCCGCCTGCTGAAGGCCTCGGAGGGGTTTTACGCCGCCGTGACCTGCTGCCCGGGGTGCCTCTCGGCCTACCGGCGGAAATACGTCCTGGAGATACTCGACCCCTGGCTCAACCAGCGCTTCCTGGGCGCCGAGGCGACCTTCGGCGACGACCGCAGCCTGACGAACTTCATCCTGCGCAAGTACCGGGTGATCTACAACGACCTCGCCGTCGCGTCGACCTTGGTGCCGGAGACGTGGGGCCAATACCTGCGCCAGCAGCTGCGCTGGAAGAAGTCCTGGCTGCGGGAGACCTTGATCGCGGGGCGCTTCATGTACAAGAAGCACCCCGTCGCGGCGGCCTCGTTCTACGCCTCGTCGATCATCAGCGTCGCCTCGCCGGCGATGGCCGCGCGCGTGGCCTACCTGGCCGCGCACGGCGAATCCTCGATGCTCCTCCCTTATCTGGTCGGCCTGCTCCTCATCGGCTTCCTCCAATCCCTCTACTTCCTCCATCGGCGTCCGAGCCCTCACTGGCTGCTGGGCATGCTGTGGATGGCGAGCGCCCTGTTCATCACCGGGCCTCAGACCTACTACGCGCTCCTGACGGTGCGCAAGAACCACTGGGGCACGCGATGA